In Halococcus salifodinae DSM 8989, the following are encoded in one genomic region:
- the rnhA gene encoding ribonuclease HI — translation MPVIECDVDDARERLEAAGVAIESGNTDHERWRAARDGAIAVAYEGKVVIQGNDPVRLAALLRETGGRAHCYFDGASRGNPGPAAIGWVIVTSEGIVDEGGERIDDTTNNRAEYEALLRVLEVAREYDFETVDVRGDSQLVVEQVRGAWDTNEPALRERRIRVRELLDGFDEWSIEHVPREANDRADERANEAFENE, via the coding sequence ATGCCGGTCATCGAGTGTGATGTGGACGACGCCCGCGAACGGCTCGAAGCTGCGGGCGTGGCGATCGAGTCGGGCAACACCGATCACGAACGCTGGCGTGCCGCGCGGGACGGCGCGATCGCGGTCGCCTACGAGGGAAAGGTCGTGATTCAGGGGAACGATCCCGTCCGCCTCGCGGCGCTGCTCCGGGAGACCGGCGGGCGCGCACACTGCTATTTCGACGGCGCGTCGCGCGGCAACCCCGGCCCGGCAGCGATCGGGTGGGTCATCGTTACGAGCGAGGGGATCGTCGACGAGGGCGGCGAGCGCATCGACGACACCACCAACAATCGCGCGGAGTACGAGGCTCTGCTCCGGGTGCTCGAGGTCGCGCGCGAGTACGACTTCGAGACGGTCGACGTCCGCGGCGACTCCCAGCTCGTCGTCGAGCAGGTCCGCGGCGCGTGGGACACCAACGAACCCGCGCTCCGCGAACGCCGGATCCGGGTTCGCGAACTCCTCGACGGGTTCGACGAGTGGTCGATCGAACACGTCCCGCGCGAGGCGAACGACCGCGCGGACGAACGAGCCAACGAGGCGTTCGAGAATGAGTGA
- a CDS encoding AAA family ATPase has protein sequence MTAPDEIHATLSAEIDAVLIGKEELVEGLTIAVLTRGHVLLEGVPGVAKTTLARLFARASGLDHTRIQMTPDVLPADVTGTHVYRESTGEFELQRGPVFANLVVADEINRATPKTQSALLEAMQERQVTIGGETLALPEPFMLIATQNPIEMEGTFELPEAQRDRFQLKLTAELPDRDEGRQLLDRFDDDPDLGPEAIEQVVTTEELLAARAVVAEVYVDDAVKEYVLDLVAATRENPNVEYGASPRAALAFLDTAKARAAIHGREYVIPDDVKSLIEPVLVHRLVLSTDASLGDVSVADVLGEIEDGVKPPGSDHTPAERTAVHDGGNLVEDE, from the coding sequence ATGACCGCCCCGGACGAAATTCACGCCACGCTGAGCGCGGAGATCGATGCGGTGCTCATCGGCAAGGAGGAGCTGGTCGAGGGGCTCACGATCGCCGTGTTGACTCGGGGACACGTGCTGCTCGAAGGCGTGCCGGGCGTCGCGAAAACCACCCTCGCACGGCTGTTTGCCCGGGCGAGCGGGCTGGATCACACTCGAATCCAGATGACGCCCGACGTGCTGCCGGCGGACGTCACCGGGACGCACGTCTACCGCGAGTCGACCGGGGAGTTCGAACTCCAGCGCGGACCGGTGTTCGCGAACCTGGTCGTCGCCGACGAGATCAACCGAGCGACCCCGAAAACCCAGAGCGCGCTGCTGGAGGCGATGCAGGAACGGCAGGTCACGATCGGTGGTGAAACCCTCGCCCTGCCCGAGCCGTTCATGCTCATTGCGACCCAGAACCCGATCGAGATGGAGGGCACCTTCGAGCTCCCGGAAGCACAGCGCGACCGCTTCCAGCTCAAGCTCACGGCCGAGCTGCCCGATCGCGACGAGGGACGACAGCTCCTCGATCGGTTCGACGACGATCCCGACCTCGGGCCCGAGGCCATCGAACAGGTCGTCACCACCGAGGAGCTGCTCGCGGCGCGTGCCGTGGTCGCCGAGGTGTACGTCGACGACGCGGTGAAGGAGTACGTGCTCGATCTCGTGGCTGCGACGCGCGAGAACCCGAACGTCGAGTACGGCGCGTCACCGCGCGCCGCGCTCGCTTTCCTCGATACGGCGAAAGCCCGCGCAGCTATCCACGGCCGCGAGTACGTCATCCCGGACGACGTGAAGAGCCTGATCGAGCCGGTCCTCGTCCACCGGCTGGTGTTGAGTACCGACGCATCCCTGGGCGATGTCTCGGTCGCGGACGTGCTGGGTGAGATAGAGGACGGCGTCAAACCACCGGGCAGCGACCACACCCCGGCGGAACGCACGGCAGTACACGACGGTGGGAACTTAGTCGAAGACGAATGA
- a CDS encoding DUF4350 domain-containing protein: MGLRERFDVGYPQLVLVALTVVTVVGIVLAASTSSAAFGSYNDAWDGASELREQAETVGADGEIVRSTDRYANASPTGTVAVVLSPESGYGPRETDRLRSFVRDGGTLLVAEDFGQHTNPLLDAVGAQARVTGQLLRDEQYNYQSTALPIARNISNATVMGGVDGLTLNHGSPVSPNGATVLASTSAVAYVDTNRNADLDDQDRIGSAPVATSESIGDGHVIVVGDPSLFINTMLDRSGNRAFVRSVFGAHERVLLDYSHASGLPPLSVALLVVRDAPLLQIALGGLAIGAIGLWTRRPGIVGRLTERMGSTEEQSLTARPEGLAAIVRERHPDWDDERTERVIQGIMTRRDE; encoded by the coding sequence ATGGGGTTGCGAGAGCGCTTCGACGTCGGCTATCCACAGCTCGTGCTCGTGGCGCTGACGGTCGTCACGGTCGTCGGTATCGTGCTCGCGGCAAGCACGTCGAGTGCGGCGTTTGGCTCGTACAACGACGCGTGGGACGGGGCCTCCGAGCTTCGCGAGCAGGCAGAGACTGTCGGTGCCGACGGAGAGATCGTCCGGAGCACGGATCGATACGCGAACGCGTCGCCGACGGGAACGGTCGCGGTCGTCCTCTCGCCCGAAAGCGGCTACGGCCCACGCGAGACCGATCGACTCCGCTCGTTCGTTCGCGACGGAGGCACACTGCTCGTGGCCGAGGACTTCGGCCAGCACACGAACCCGCTTCTCGATGCAGTGGGCGCACAGGCGCGTGTGACCGGACAGCTGTTGCGCGACGAGCAGTACAACTACCAGTCGACGGCACTGCCGATCGCACGCAACATCTCGAACGCGACGGTGATGGGGGGGGTCGACGGACTCACACTCAACCACGGCTCGCCCGTTAGTCCGAACGGGGCAACGGTGCTGGCGAGCACCTCAGCGGTGGCCTACGTAGATACGAATCGAAACGCCGATCTCGACGACCAGGATCGAATCGGGAGCGCCCCGGTCGCGACAAGCGAATCCATCGGCGACGGGCACGTGATCGTCGTCGGTGATCCGAGCCTGTTCATCAACACGATGCTCGACCGCTCTGGCAATCGCGCGTTCGTTCGCTCCGTGTTCGGTGCGCACGAGCGGGTCCTGCTGGACTACTCACACGCGAGCGGACTGCCACCGCTGTCGGTCGCGCTGTTAGTCGTCAGGGACGCGCCCCTCCTCCAGATCGCCCTCGGGGGGCTCGCCATCGGTGCCATCGGCCTCTGGACACGTCGTCCCGGTATCGTCGGGCGACTTACTGAGCGCATGGGCTCAACCGAGGAACAGTCGTTGACTGCCCGACCCGAGGGACTGGCGGCGATCGTTCGCGAGCGCCATCCCGACTGGGACGACGAACGGACCGAGCGTGTCATACAAGGGATTATGACTCGTCGGGATGAGTAA
- a CDS encoding transcription initiation factor IIB, with protein MTRSTRQRERQAETENEADEREGETEGVRNCPECDSENLVKSADRGELVCDDCGLVVEEENIDPGPEWRAFNHAERQQKSRVGAPTTQTMHDKGLTTTIDWKDKDAYGRSISSKKRSQMHRLRKWQERIRTKDAGERNLQFALSEIDRMASALGVPRSVREVASVIYRRALSDDLIRGRSIEGVATSALYAACRKEGIPRSLEEISEVSRVNRKEIGRTYRYISQELGLEMRPVDPKKYVPRFCSELTLSEEVQSKANDIIETTAEKGLLSGKSPTGYAAAAIYAASLLCNEKKTQREVADVAQVTEVTIRNRYQEQIEAMGIHG; from the coding sequence ATGACACGGTCCACTCGTCAGCGGGAGCGGCAGGCCGAGACCGAAAACGAGGCGGACGAACGGGAGGGGGAGACGGAGGGAGTTCGGAACTGTCCCGAGTGTGATTCTGAGAACTTAGTCAAGAGCGCTGATCGCGGGGAACTGGTCTGTGACGACTGTGGCCTGGTCGTCGAGGAGGAGAACATCGATCCTGGTCCGGAGTGGCGCGCGTTCAACCACGCCGAACGCCAGCAGAAGTCGCGTGTGGGCGCGCCGACCACCCAGACGATGCACGACAAGGGGCTAACGACGACCATCGACTGGAAGGACAAGGACGCGTACGGGCGATCGATCTCCTCGAAGAAACGCTCCCAGATGCATCGGCTGCGAAAGTGGCAGGAGCGCATCCGGACCAAGGACGCCGGCGAGCGAAACCTCCAGTTCGCGCTCTCGGAGATCGACCGGATGGCGAGCGCGCTCGGCGTCCCCCGCTCGGTACGGGAGGTCGCCTCAGTCATCTATCGGCGCGCGCTCTCCGACGACCTCATCCGCGGGCGCTCGATCGAGGGCGTCGCGACCTCGGCGCTGTACGCGGCCTGTCGGAAGGAGGGCATCCCCCGAAGTCTCGAAGAGATCTCCGAGGTGTCGCGCGTAAATAGGAAAGAGATCGGCCGCACGTATCGCTATATCTCTCAGGAACTCGGCCTCGAAATGCGCCCCGTCGACCCGAAAAAATACGTTCCTCGGTTCTGTTCGGAGCTCACGCTCTCCGAGGAAGTCCAGTCGAAGGCCAACGACATCATCGAGACTACCGCCGAGAAGGGCCTGCTTTCGGGGAAATCCCCGACTGGCTACGCCGCCGCCGCGATCTACGCCGCCTCCTTGCTCTGCAACGAGAAGAAGACCCAGCGCGAGGTCGCGGACGTCGCCCAAGTGACCGAGGTCACCATTCGAAATCGATATCAAGAGCAGATCGAGGCGATGGGAATTCACGGGTAG
- a CDS encoding MarR family transcriptional regulator produces the protein MSDPTAERLDGLSPSAKLVFKVLEHNASLTQKEIIQRSRLSGRTVRNALDQLERIEAVEKGVCIHDARQNRYELAVPTAQPEAELDD, from the coding sequence ATGAGTGATCCCACTGCTGAGCGGCTCGACGGCCTCTCGCCGAGTGCGAAACTCGTGTTCAAAGTGCTCGAACACAACGCCTCGCTCACCCAAAAGGAGATCATTCAGCGTTCCCGGCTCTCGGGACGCACCGTCCGCAACGCGCTCGATCAGCTCGAACGGATCGAGGCCGTCGAAAAGGGCGTCTGTATCCACGACGCGCGCCAGAACCGCTACGAGCTCGCAGTCCCCACCGCACAGCCCGAAGCCGAACTCGACGACTGA
- a CDS encoding CPBP family intramembrane glutamic endopeptidase → MSTTVGMDGTWGRLRAVGVGAAITVAGFLVAVPFGFVVGNAAGLLGIEFSLTAGFVLSTILLQGVAFPLTAFGYLRLRGLSLSFVKARLPTLRDILWIVSGYVLVFALVFALLLIVVNLGVPTASRTDQAALQDPGTLIWLIPLSLLVIGPGEELLFRGIIQGRLRESFGPVGAVVLASATFAPAHILALTGSYQALAATISLLFVPALVFGVTYELTDNLVVPSIIHGAYNATIFGIVYIGLRYGPTQPPGLL, encoded by the coding sequence ATGAGCACGACGGTCGGGATGGATGGGACGTGGGGCCGGCTTCGCGCCGTCGGTGTCGGCGCGGCGATCACCGTGGCAGGCTTTCTGGTGGCGGTGCCGTTCGGCTTCGTGGTGGGGAACGCGGCTGGGCTGCTCGGCATCGAGTTCTCGCTCACTGCGGGATTCGTTCTGAGCACGATTCTCCTGCAAGGTGTCGCCTTCCCGCTGACCGCGTTCGGCTATCTCCGGCTGCGCGGGCTGTCGCTTTCGTTCGTGAAGGCACGCCTGCCGACGCTCCGTGATATCCTCTGGATCGTGAGCGGCTACGTGCTGGTGTTCGCGCTGGTGTTCGCGCTGCTGTTGATCGTCGTCAACCTCGGCGTCCCGACTGCGAGTCGAACAGACCAGGCCGCGCTCCAGGACCCGGGAACCCTGATCTGGCTCATCCCGCTCTCGCTGCTGGTGATCGGTCCGGGCGAGGAGCTCCTCTTTCGAGGAATTATCCAGGGGCGGCTCCGGGAGTCGTTCGGCCCGGTCGGGGCGGTCGTACTCGCGAGCGCGACGTTCGCCCCGGCGCACATCCTCGCGCTCACCGGATCGTACCAGGCACTCGCAGCCACGATCTCGCTGCTGTTCGTCCCCGCGCTCGTCTTCGGCGTGACCTACGAGCTCACCGACAACCTCGTCGTCCCGTCGATCATCCACGGAGCCTACAACGCGACCATCTTCGGGATCGTCTACATCGGGCTGCGCTACGGTCCAACACAGCCACCAGGGCTATTGTAA
- a CDS encoding DUF7108 family protein, with amino-acid sequence MSELPAAVVDEAERLTRLARAATDDAEREAYREERASVLADHGFTARVREDDTNAVLVCYPDEWIDDGTVRTDRIDDTDRAAERRLSGPGDPDDWLHVAAHNDRVVARVAERHGDVHAANARAFADFMSNHYARRIETATETERREFREEYFVRNAWPSAEQRSVVEQSLTLTLDAARSFATDSAP; translated from the coding sequence ATGAGTGAACTCCCCGCTGCGGTCGTCGACGAGGCCGAGCGGCTGACCCGGCTCGCGCGCGCGGCGACCGACGACGCCGAGCGCGAGGCGTACCGTGAGGAACGCGCGTCCGTGCTCGCCGACCACGGCTTCACCGCACGGGTCCGCGAGGACGACACGAACGCGGTGCTCGTCTGTTATCCCGACGAGTGGATCGACGATGGAACGGTTCGAACCGACCGAATCGACGACACCGACCGTGCGGCCGAACGCCGGCTCTCGGGCCCGGGCGATCCCGACGACTGGCTCCACGTCGCGGCTCACAACGACCGCGTGGTCGCCCGCGTCGCCGAACGCCACGGCGACGTTCATGCCGCGAACGCCCGTGCGTTCGCCGATTTCATGAGCAACCACTACGCCCGCCGGATCGAGACGGCGACCGAAACCGAGCGCCGCGAGTTCCGCGAGGAGTACTTCGTCCGTAACGCGTGGCCGTCGGCCGAGCAGCGATCGGTGGTCGAGCAGTCACTCACGCTCACACTCGACGCCGCACGCAGCTTCGCTACCGATTCCGCGCCGTAG
- a CDS encoding DoxX family protein, translated as MATQNGTRWSGESVGLAFSRLALGIIFVVSGIGKVFAMGPKASGIDAFAGTLAQLGVPLPTVAAWGIGVLELVGGGLLLIGLFTRLVAALLAVDMAVATVLVHLPNGFVVSDGGYEYTLVLTLSALGLALSGPGVLSVRRALAGARSSASQ; from the coding sequence ATGGCGACGCAAAACGGAACCAGGTGGTCCGGCGAATCCGTAGGCCTGGCGTTCAGCCGACTCGCGCTGGGGATCATCTTCGTGGTGTCCGGGATCGGGAAAGTGTTTGCGATGGGGCCGAAAGCATCCGGCATCGACGCATTCGCCGGAACGCTTGCCCAGCTCGGCGTTCCGCTGCCGACCGTCGCCGCCTGGGGCATCGGAGTACTCGAACTGGTCGGTGGGGGATTGCTGTTGATCGGGCTGTTCACTCGTCTCGTCGCCGCTTTGCTTGCCGTCGATATGGCCGTGGCAACAGTCTTGGTGCACCTTCCCAACGGTTTCGTCGTGTCGGACGGTGGGTACGAATACACGCTCGTCCTCACGCTCAGCGCACTTGGCCTTGCGTTGAGTGGTCCTGGTGTGCTATCGGTTAGACGAGCCCTTGCCGGAGCGCGGTCATCCGCTTCTCAGTAA
- the nreA gene encoding DNA repair protein NreA, translating into MRLDEYFEEIERDEAAERRELVKQKSYAITDYLEDVEHEFDRRVSDDALLGSTSPTIFVGRSSYPNVSTGVLSPVGNEERAADFETGGHWYDQNFSIEDVFQHRTGLVNSTQRAEVGNVADAWNGFLGTQREVAIADRPVDVEIGLDSPLDVDFDVSEQDVSSPTGPRAHAESATLTENPHVPRPVKKTLEDDDWRAAGAMNYLYNRGFDVYDINTILSAGALGEGDNRRLVPTRWSITAVDDTVGKFLRGGLRNASSVDKTEVYYNEYLGNKFWIVLAPGSWEFELVEFKAPGSVWNPDPDRGMWIAADREGYDGRTSYVEETAGAYYAARLGVLEHLDERDRQASVLVCRHVTPDYWGPTGVWQVRESVRNAFGDEPGTAQSFGAALRELAPRLPVSLARLRRKSSMAAGVQSQLAEFG; encoded by the coding sequence ATGCGGCTCGACGAGTATTTCGAGGAGATCGAACGTGACGAGGCCGCAGAGCGTCGCGAACTGGTGAAGCAAAAATCCTACGCGATCACCGACTACCTCGAAGACGTCGAACACGAGTTCGACCGCCGAGTGTCCGACGACGCGCTGCTCGGCTCCACGTCGCCCACGATCTTCGTCGGTCGGTCGTCGTACCCGAACGTCTCGACGGGCGTCCTCTCGCCGGTCGGCAACGAGGAGCGCGCCGCCGACTTCGAGACCGGCGGGCACTGGTATGATCAGAACTTCTCGATCGAGGACGTCTTCCAGCACCGCACAGGATTGGTGAACTCGACCCAGCGCGCCGAGGTGGGCAACGTCGCGGACGCGTGGAACGGGTTCTTGGGTACGCAGCGCGAGGTCGCGATCGCCGATCGACCTGTGGACGTCGAAATCGGACTGGATAGCCCGCTCGACGTGGATTTCGATGTCTCTGAACAGGATGTCTCCTCGCCGACCGGGCCGCGCGCCCACGCCGAAAGCGCGACGCTGACCGAGAACCCCCACGTCCCGCGACCGGTCAAGAAGACCCTCGAAGACGACGACTGGCGCGCGGCGGGCGCGATGAACTACCTCTACAACCGAGGGTTCGACGTCTACGACATCAACACCATTCTGTCTGCGGGCGCGCTCGGCGAGGGAGACAACCGGCGGCTCGTCCCCACGCGATGGTCGATCACCGCGGTCGACGACACCGTCGGGAAGTTCCTCAGGGGCGGGCTCCGGAACGCGAGTTCGGTCGACAAGACCGAGGTGTACTACAACGAGTATCTCGGGAACAAGTTCTGGATCGTGCTCGCGCCAGGCAGCTGGGAGTTCGAGCTGGTGGAGTTCAAAGCCCCCGGTAGCGTCTGGAACCCCGATCCCGATCGAGGAATGTGGATCGCCGCCGACCGTGAGGGCTACGACGGCCGGACTTCCTATGTGGAGGAGACCGCGGGCGCGTACTACGCCGCGCGGCTCGGCGTGCTCGAGCATCTGGACGAACGCGACCGGCAGGCCTCGGTGCTCGTCTGTCGGCACGTCACGCCCGACTACTGGGGACCCACCGGTGTCTGGCAGGTGCGCGAATCCGTCAGGAACGCCTTCGGGGACGAACCGGGCACGGCCCAGTCGTTCGGGGCGGCGCTCCGGGAGCTCGCTCCCAGACTTCCGGTCTCGCTCGCGCGCCTCCGTCGGAAGTCCTCGATGGCGGCGGGCGTCCAGTCCCAGCTTGCGGAGTTCGGGTAA
- a CDS encoding SCP2 sterol-binding domain-containing protein, which produces MTDEPAGRSADRSSTQDHEPMETRLLDLAEKGRRTDGLVREHPEVLTAVVDGLLQIDTAAFVAEHPEAADQLLELLWDGLRIAAVEADLDGVTDHVTVSFAADDCSLVGHLDIDGEAGTIASGTDRATDSDVTISGPADVLVGLLAGDVDPKLGFMRGRFTIDGSTETAMALVPVLDSLSKQLPV; this is translated from the coding sequence ATGACCGACGAACCCGCCGGACGATCTGCCGACCGCTCGTCCACACAGGACCACGAACCGATGGAAACACGACTGTTGGACCTCGCGGAGAAGGGGCGTCGAACCGACGGACTCGTGCGTGAGCATCCGGAGGTGCTGACGGCCGTCGTGGATGGGTTGCTTCAGATCGACACCGCCGCGTTCGTTGCCGAGCACCCCGAAGCCGCCGATCAGCTGCTGGAGCTCCTGTGGGACGGGCTGCGTATCGCAGCCGTGGAAGCCGATCTCGATGGAGTCACGGATCACGTCACCGTCAGTTTCGCGGCCGACGACTGCTCGCTGGTGGGACATCTCGACATCGACGGGGAAGCAGGAACGATCGCCAGCGGGACCGATCGAGCCACGGACAGTGACGTGACCATCTCCGGCCCGGCGGACGTGCTCGTCGGGCTGCTCGCGGGCGATGTCGATCCCAAACTGGGGTTCATGCGCGGTCGTTTCACGATCGATGGCTCGACTGAGACGGCAATGGCGCTCGTTCCGGTACTCGACAGTCTCTCGAAGCAGTTGCCAGTGTGA
- a CDS encoding archaea-specific SMC-related protein, with translation MSQSRAIEDHAELSVENVGGIDTTEIALSPGVTSLTGRNATNRTSLLQALMATLGSERVSLKGDADHGEVTLTLGEDTYTRTLERRNGTVVFDGDPYLEDTEAAELFGFLLESNEARQAVARDDDLREVIMRPVDTAAIQAEIEQLEAEKRNLDDELDRLDSLDSRLPELETEKTRLEDRIEDKRTELDDKEAEIEDADQTVDDTKEQQNAFEDALDELQEVRSDLEDVRYRIDTERESIQALEDERNELEATMADLPETPAGDLDELETEIDRLRDHKQSVESTINQLQRILQFNEDLLDGDNPELQAALQTRGGADTGGDADALTDQLVEDTTVCWTCGSEVERDAIDDTLDSLRELRREHSSKRNELDTELDELTDRRDDLRGDRDRRERVDRKLDEIDREIDEREATLDDLTDERATLEDTIDEREAAVEELEGQEQSELLDHHKEANQLEFELGRLESDLDDVREEIAGVEDDLDERDQLSERREELQTELADLRTRIEQLESEAVEEFNDHMETILGVLDYANIERIWIERTEQTVREGRRKVERGVFDLHVIRSTDEGTTYEDSIGHLSESEREVTGLVFALAGYLVHDLHESLPFIVIDSLEALDSDRIAALVEYFGEYAAYLVVALLPEDAAALSDEYQRVTDI, from the coding sequence ATGAGTCAATCACGAGCTATCGAAGATCACGCCGAGCTATCCGTCGAGAACGTCGGCGGGATCGACACCACGGAGATCGCGCTCTCGCCGGGTGTGACGTCGCTCACTGGTCGAAACGCCACCAACCGCACCTCGCTGTTGCAGGCGTTGATGGCGACACTCGGGAGCGAGCGCGTGTCGCTCAAGGGTGACGCCGACCACGGTGAAGTCACTCTCACCCTCGGTGAGGACACGTACACTCGGACGCTCGAACGCCGCAATGGTACAGTGGTTTTCGATGGTGATCCCTATCTCGAGGACACCGAGGCCGCCGAACTGTTCGGGTTCCTCCTCGAATCCAACGAGGCCCGTCAGGCGGTCGCACGCGACGACGACCTCCGCGAGGTCATCATGCGACCCGTGGACACCGCCGCGATTCAAGCCGAGATCGAGCAGTTGGAGGCCGAAAAGCGAAACCTCGACGACGAACTCGATCGGTTGGACTCGCTCGATTCCCGACTCCCGGAACTCGAAACCGAGAAGACACGCCTCGAAGACCGAATCGAGGACAAACGCACGGAACTCGACGACAAAGAGGCCGAGATCGAAGACGCCGACCAGACTGTCGACGACACCAAAGAACAGCAAAACGCCTTCGAGGACGCTCTCGATGAGCTCCAAGAGGTGCGTTCGGATCTCGAAGACGTTCGCTACCGGATCGATACCGAGCGCGAGAGTATCCAGGCGCTCGAAGACGAACGCAACGAACTCGAGGCGACGATGGCTGACCTGCCCGAGACGCCCGCGGGCGACCTCGACGAGCTCGAAACCGAGATCGATCGGCTCCGCGATCACAAGCAGTCGGTGGAGTCCACGATCAACCAGCTCCAGCGCATCCTCCAGTTCAACGAGGACCTCCTCGACGGCGACAACCCCGAACTCCAGGCCGCACTCCAGACCCGCGGCGGGGCCGACACCGGCGGCGACGCCGACGCGCTCACCGATCAGTTGGTCGAGGACACCACGGTGTGTTGGACCTGCGGGAGCGAGGTCGAGCGCGATGCGATCGACGACACTCTCGACAGCCTTCGAGAACTCCGGCGTGAGCACTCCTCGAAGCGCAACGAGCTAGACACCGAACTCGACGAGCTGACCGACCGACGCGACGACCTCCGTGGCGATCGTGACCGACGCGAACGTGTCGACCGCAAACTCGACGAGATCGACCGCGAGATCGACGAGCGCGAGGCCACTCTCGACGATCTCACCGACGAGCGCGCCACGCTGGAAGACACGATCGACGAGCGCGAGGCGGCGGTCGAAGAGTTGGAGGGACAAGAACAGAGCGAACTACTCGACCACCACAAGGAGGCCAACCAGCTCGAGTTCGAGCTCGGTCGGCTCGAAAGCGATCTCGATGACGTCCGCGAGGAGATCGCTGGCGTCGAGGACGATCTCGACGAGCGCGACCAGCTGTCCGAACGCCGTGAGGAACTCCAGACCGAGCTGGCGGACCTGCGGACCCGGATCGAACAGCTCGAATCCGAGGCCGTCGAGGAGTTCAACGATCACATGGAGACCATCCTCGGCGTGCTCGATTATGCGAACATCGAGCGGATCTGGATCGAGCGCACCGAGCAAACAGTGCGGGAAGGCCGCCGGAAAGTCGAGCGCGGCGTGTTCGACCTCCACGTGATCCGGAGCACCGACGAGGGAACGACCTACGAGGACTCGATCGGCCACCTCTCGGAAAGCGAACGCGAGGTCACCGGCCTCGTCTTCGCGCTCGCTGGCTATCTGGTCCACGACCTCCACGAGTCGCTGCCGTTCATCGTGATCGACTCGCTCGAAGCCCTCGACTCCGACCGGATCGCGGCGCTGGTCGAGTACTTCGGCGAGTACGCCGCGTATCTCGTGGTGGCGCTCCTCCCCGAGGATGCTGCCGCACTCAGCGACGAGTACCAGCGTGTGACGGACATCTGA